Proteins encoded in a region of the Methylobacterium radiotolerans JCM 2831 genome:
- a CDS encoding DUF2721 domain-containing protein: MTDPITLASLESTAHVVQVALSPVFLLSGIATLLNVFGARLARVADQADHVSGLLAGAGDAERVRLGQRLDRLHRRSLALDAAVFLAALGGVATCGSVLTLFVGALRDSTVATLLFGLFGAAILCTLCALVAFGFEMLLANRSVRDRINQRRASAGMPPDR; encoded by the coding sequence ATGACCGACCCGATCACCCTCGCCAGCCTGGAGAGCACCGCGCACGTCGTCCAGGTTGCGCTCAGCCCCGTCTTCCTCCTGTCCGGCATCGCGACGCTCCTCAACGTCTTCGGCGCCCGGCTCGCGCGCGTGGCGGACCAGGCCGACCACGTCTCCGGATTGCTGGCGGGGGCCGGCGATGCCGAGCGCGTCCGCCTCGGGCAGCGCCTGGACCGCCTTCACCGGCGCTCCCTGGCCCTGGACGCCGCGGTGTTCCTGGCCGCGCTCGGCGGCGTGGCGACCTGCGGCTCGGTGCTGACCCTGTTCGTGGGAGCGCTGCGCGACAGCACGGTCGCGACCCTGCTGTTCGGCCTGTTCGGTGCGGCGATCCTGTGCACGCTGTGCGCCCTCGTGGCCTTCGGGTTCGAGATGCTGCTGGCGAACCGATCGGTCCGCGACCGGATCAACCAGCGGCGGGCGAGCGCCGGCATGCCGCCCGACCGCTGA
- a CDS encoding PRC-barrel domain-containing protein, which produces MIAAVTLALWASGTAAQAQPGGSEGPAGQAAPQSPATPQSAPPAQTPAPTPPPPPAATPASPPASPPAAAGAPPAAAQAQQQGTPATVLDTQDYESLLGRSVRSAGGDELGRVIDIIIDKEGHPRAAIIDFGGFLGVGTRKIAVDWRALRFTPDGGKERKLSVALTRNQVRVSPEYKAGEPIVVLGPASPAAPAPEGEQAAAPASGSATPPQPAPASTVPGNAASGGTAPPAATPPASAPAAPAPALPPEKAPDK; this is translated from the coding sequence ATGATCGCGGCCGTGACGCTCGCCCTCTGGGCGTCGGGGACCGCGGCGCAGGCCCAGCCGGGCGGCAGCGAGGGTCCTGCCGGTCAGGCCGCGCCGCAGAGTCCGGCCACGCCGCAATCTGCTCCTCCGGCCCAGACACCGGCGCCGACGCCTCCGCCTCCGCCCGCGGCGACGCCGGCCTCCCCGCCCGCCAGCCCGCCGGCTGCCGCGGGCGCGCCGCCCGCCGCGGCGCAGGCACAGCAGCAGGGAACGCCGGCCACCGTCCTCGACACCCAGGATTACGAGAGCCTGCTCGGCCGCAGCGTGCGCAGCGCCGGCGGCGACGAGCTGGGGCGCGTCATCGACATCATCATCGACAAGGAGGGCCACCCCCGCGCCGCCATCATCGATTTCGGCGGCTTCCTCGGTGTCGGAACTCGCAAGATCGCCGTGGACTGGCGCGCCCTGCGCTTCACGCCGGACGGTGGGAAGGAGCGCAAGCTGTCGGTCGCGCTGACCCGCAACCAGGTCCGCGTCTCACCGGAATACAAGGCCGGCGAGCCGATCGTGGTCCTGGGTCCCGCCAGCCCGGCCGCGCCCGCGCCGGAGGGCGAGCAGGCGGCAGCGCCCGCGTCCGGCTCGGCGACGCCGCCGCAGCCGGCCCCGGCATCGACCGTCCCGGGCAACGCCGCCTCCGGGGGCACGGCGCCGCCCGCCGCGACCCCGCCGGCCTCTGCCCCGGCCGCGCCCGCACCCGCCCTGCCCCCGGAGAAAGCACCGGATAAGTGA
- a CDS encoding MFS transporter: MTVARLKVRTAAAARERDVPRQDIRSRPARLKDQAAEAARSPAASAAHGGRAISSASRYGLDAFAFFVANLQTGFGPFLAVYFSQAKWTQSDIGFALTVGSLVALLGQVPGGAFVDVVRSKRFAAAVAVIGIAGSAFALAVWPSFLVVLLAMALHSAASCVLTPAIAAISIGLVGRARAGERLGRNASFAALGNALGAAGMGAIGYYLSNGAVFYLTAALGIPTVIALARIRAQDIDSSVFKEPAAAQAAPASGKDGIRALLTNRGLLCFAACMVLFFLANAAMLPLVGSVLTLRASETATALVAACIMVPQAVLAVSAPAVGRAAERFGRYPVLLFGFGALPVRGLLLAYTTNPYGLVAIQVLDGISASVLGVMVPLIVSDLTRGTGRFNLALGAVGTAMGIGAALSTSLAGIMADHLGSHSAFLGLAVVGFAAFMLVALIMPETRQSERAA; this comes from the coding sequence GTGACGGTGGCCCGGTTGAAGGTCAGAACCGCCGCCGCCGCCCGCGAGCGCGACGTGCCCCGGCAGGACATCCGCTCCCGTCCGGCCCGCCTGAAGGATCAGGCGGCCGAGGCCGCGCGCTCGCCGGCAGCCTCGGCGGCCCACGGCGGACGCGCGATCTCGTCGGCGAGCCGCTACGGCCTCGACGCCTTCGCGTTCTTCGTGGCCAACCTGCAGACCGGGTTCGGCCCGTTCCTGGCGGTCTACTTCTCACAGGCCAAGTGGACGCAGTCCGACATCGGCTTCGCCCTCACGGTGGGGAGCCTCGTGGCGCTCCTCGGCCAGGTCCCGGGAGGCGCCTTCGTCGACGTCGTGCGCTCGAAGCGCTTCGCCGCCGCCGTGGCGGTCATCGGCATCGCGGGCAGCGCGTTCGCGCTCGCGGTCTGGCCGAGCTTCCTGGTCGTGCTCCTGGCGATGGCGCTCCACTCGGCCGCGAGCTGCGTGCTGACGCCGGCCATCGCGGCGATCAGCATCGGCCTGGTCGGGCGCGCCCGGGCCGGCGAGCGCCTCGGCCGGAACGCGAGCTTCGCCGCCCTCGGCAACGCCCTCGGCGCGGCCGGCATGGGCGCCATCGGCTACTACCTGTCGAACGGCGCCGTCTTCTACCTGACCGCCGCCCTCGGCATCCCGACGGTGATCGCGCTGGCGCGCATCCGCGCCCAGGACATCGATTCCAGCGTGTTCAAGGAGCCGGCCGCGGCCCAGGCGGCGCCGGCCTCCGGCAAGGACGGCATCCGCGCCCTGCTGACCAACCGCGGCCTCCTGTGCTTCGCGGCCTGCATGGTGCTGTTCTTCCTCGCCAACGCGGCGATGCTGCCGCTGGTGGGCAGCGTCCTGACCCTGCGGGCGAGCGAGACCGCCACCGCGCTGGTCGCCGCCTGCATCATGGTCCCGCAGGCCGTCCTCGCGGTCAGCGCCCCGGCGGTCGGCCGGGCCGCCGAGCGCTTCGGCCGCTACCCGGTCCTGCTGTTCGGCTTCGGCGCCCTGCCGGTCCGCGGCCTGCTCCTCGCCTACACCACCAACCCCTACGGCCTCGTCGCCATCCAGGTCCTCGACGGGATCTCGGCCTCGGTGCTGGGCGTGATGGTGCCGCTGATCGTGTCGGACCTCACCCGCGGCACCGGCCGCTTCAACCTCGCCCTCGGCGCGGTCGGCACCGCCATGGGCATCGGCGCGGCCCTCTCGACCTCGCTCGCCGGCATCATGGCCGACCATCTCGGCAGCCACAGCGCCTTCCTGGGGCTCGCGGTCGTCGGCTTCGCGGCCTTCATGCTGGTGGCGCTGATCATGCCGGAGACGCGCCAGTCGGAGCGGGCGGCCTGA
- a CDS encoding ABC transporter ATP-binding protein, giving the protein MEELHRYADRPFAFVGRYLRRRWLPHLVILISVLGAVGFSVSTDYALKGVVDALTKGPGPGNTVVWSALAVLIAFIAADNMLWRVAALTGAFTFVGITGDIRRDLFRHLTGHSPTFFSDRQPGTLASRITATSNAIFTVENMFVFNVMPPTVAAFGSIAYIATVNLTMAGILAGVFAAVVVLMFKMASAGKPLHHDFAAKAASVDGEMVDLVGNMSLVRAFSAFKREGQRFEGTIATEMRARRSSLLYLEKLRIVHAVLTVLAVFGLLYWAIQMWEAGQATNGQVVLVCTLGIRILAATRDLAVALVDATQHTARLSEALHTLLQPHDLVDHPEAQPLTGQGAKIEFEHVAFNYPDGRPVFTDFDLVIEPGQRVGLVGRSGGGKSTLFSLIQRFYDVQSGAIRINGQNIERVTQESLREAITVVPQDVSMFHRSLRENIRYGRPDATDEEVWQAAEAAHCTDFIKALPEGFDTIVGDRGVKLSGGQRQRIAIARAILKNSPILLLDEATSALDAESEQAIRHALANLMKGRTVIAIAHRLSTLQDFDRIVVLDGGRIAQDGSPDKLTHLDGFFRELMKKESMAMALAAA; this is encoded by the coding sequence ATGGAAGAGCTGCACCGATACGCCGACAGGCCCTTCGCCTTCGTCGGGCGGTATCTCCGGCGCCGCTGGCTGCCGCACCTGGTCATCCTGATCTCGGTGCTCGGCGCCGTCGGCTTCTCGGTCTCCACCGACTACGCGCTCAAGGGCGTGGTCGACGCGCTGACGAAGGGGCCCGGCCCGGGCAACACCGTGGTCTGGAGCGCCCTCGCGGTCCTGATCGCCTTCATCGCCGCCGACAACATGCTCTGGCGCGTGGCCGCGCTGACCGGCGCCTTCACCTTCGTGGGCATCACGGGCGACATCCGGCGCGACCTGTTCCGGCACCTGACCGGCCATTCGCCGACCTTCTTCTCCGACCGGCAGCCGGGCACCCTGGCGTCGCGCATCACGGCGACCTCGAACGCGATCTTCACGGTCGAGAACATGTTCGTGTTCAACGTGATGCCGCCGACGGTCGCGGCCTTCGGGTCGATCGCCTACATCGCCACCGTGAACCTCACCATGGCGGGCATCCTGGCGGGCGTGTTCGCCGCCGTCGTCGTGCTGATGTTCAAGATGGCCTCGGCCGGCAAGCCGCTGCACCACGACTTCGCCGCCAAGGCGGCCTCCGTCGACGGCGAGATGGTCGACCTCGTCGGCAACATGTCGCTCGTGCGCGCCTTCTCGGCCTTCAAGCGCGAGGGCCAGCGCTTCGAGGGCACCATCGCCACCGAGATGCGGGCCCGCCGCTCGTCCCTGCTCTATCTCGAGAAGCTGCGCATCGTGCACGCGGTGCTCACCGTGCTCGCCGTGTTCGGCCTGCTCTACTGGGCGATCCAGATGTGGGAGGCCGGCCAGGCGACGAACGGTCAGGTGGTCCTGGTCTGCACGCTCGGCATCCGCATCCTCGCCGCCACCCGCGACCTCGCGGTGGCGCTGGTCGACGCGACCCAGCACACCGCCCGCCTCTCCGAGGCGCTGCACACCCTGCTCCAGCCCCACGACCTCGTGGACCATCCGGAGGCGCAGCCGCTGACCGGCCAGGGCGCCAAGATCGAGTTCGAGCACGTCGCGTTCAACTATCCGGACGGACGCCCGGTCTTCACGGATTTCGACCTCGTCATCGAGCCCGGCCAGCGCGTCGGCCTCGTGGGCCGGTCCGGCGGCGGCAAGTCGACCCTGTTCTCGCTGATCCAGCGGTTCTACGACGTGCAGAGCGGCGCGATCCGCATCAACGGCCAGAACATCGAGCGCGTCACCCAGGAATCCCTGCGCGAGGCGATCACGGTGGTCCCGCAGGACGTCTCGATGTTCCACCGCTCCTTGCGCGAGAACATCCGCTACGGCCGGCCCGACGCCACCGACGAGGAGGTGTGGCAGGCGGCCGAGGCCGCGCACTGCACCGACTTCATCAAGGCCCTGCCGGAGGGCTTCGACACGATCGTGGGCGACCGCGGCGTGAAGCTCTCGGGCGGCCAGCGCCAGCGCATCGCCATCGCCCGGGCGATCCTGAAGAACTCGCCGATCCTGCTGCTGGACGAGGCGACCTCGGCGCTGGACGCGGAATCCGAGCAGGCGATCCGTCACGCCCTCGCCAACCTGATGAAGGGCCGGACCGTCATCGCCATCGCGCACCGTCTCTCGACGCTGCAGGATTTCGACCGGATCGTCGTCCTCGACGGCGGCCGCATCGCGCAGGACGGCTCGCCCGACAAGCTGACCCATCTCGACGGCTTCTTCCGGGAGCTGATGAAGAAGGAATCCATGGCGATGGCGCTCGCCGCCGCGTGA
- a CDS encoding glutaminase — MPDLAHVIREISEEMAQRSDRGAVADYIPELARVDPDQFGMAVIDAEGQVFTGGDSETPFSIQSVSKVFTLTLALGMVGDRLWKRVGREPSGNPFNSIVQLERERGVPRNPFINAGAIAVTDVILSGHEPREALGEILRFMQFLAQDSGIIIDETVAASEKRTGFRNTALANYMKSFGVIDNPVDYTLGVYFHHCAIAMNCRQLARAGRFLAHNGVNPSTGHSVVSAERARRINAIMLTCGHYDGSGEFAYRVGLPGKSGVGGSILAIAPGKASIAVWSPGLDAAGNSHLGRIALERLTQRMGWSVFGA; from the coding sequence GTGCCCGACCTTGCCCACGTCATCCGGGAGATCTCCGAGGAGATGGCCCAGCGCTCCGACCGGGGCGCGGTCGCGGACTACATCCCCGAGCTCGCCCGGGTCGATCCCGACCAGTTCGGCATGGCGGTGATCGACGCCGAGGGACAGGTCTTCACCGGCGGCGACAGCGAGACGCCGTTCTCGATCCAGAGCGTGTCGAAGGTGTTCACGCTCACCCTCGCCCTCGGCATGGTCGGCGACCGGCTCTGGAAGCGCGTCGGCCGCGAGCCCTCGGGCAACCCGTTCAATTCCATCGTCCAGCTGGAGCGGGAGCGCGGCGTGCCGCGCAACCCGTTCATCAACGCGGGCGCGATCGCGGTCACCGACGTGATCCTCTCGGGTCACGAGCCCCGCGAGGCGCTGGGCGAGATCCTGCGCTTCATGCAGTTCCTGGCCCAGGATTCCGGCATCATCATCGACGAGACGGTGGCGGCCTCGGAGAAGCGCACGGGCTTCCGCAACACCGCGCTCGCCAACTACATGAAGTCGTTCGGGGTCATCGACAATCCGGTCGACTACACGCTCGGCGTCTACTTCCATCACTGCGCCATCGCGATGAACTGCCGCCAGCTCGCGCGGGCCGGCCGGTTCCTGGCGCATAACGGCGTCAACCCGTCGACCGGCCACTCGGTGGTCTCGGCGGAGCGCGCGCGCCGCATCAACGCGATCATGCTGACCTGCGGCCACTACGACGGGTCGGGCGAGTTCGCCTACCGCGTGGGCCTGCCGGGCAAGAGCGGGGTCGGCGGCAGCATCCTGGCGATCGCGCCCGGCAAGGCGTCCATCGCCGTCTGGTCGCCCGGCCTCGACGCGGCGGGCAATTCCCACCTCGGCCGCATCGCCCTGGAGCGGCTCACGCAGCGCATGGGCTGGTCCGTCTTCGGCGCGTGA
- a CDS encoding MFS transporter, translated as MATRTAVRAADEGLDPGAILARLDRLPATPTVWRLVVLLGLGFFFELYDLLFTGYVAPGLVKAGILTPTTPGLFGASGVASFVAALFTGLFIGTLACGWLADRFGRRAIFTWSLLSYTAANVVMACQSDAFGLNLWRLIAGIGLGLEMVTIGSYLSELVPKAIRGRAFALCQGIGFTAVPVVAFLSYLLIPAAPLGIDGWRWVVLIGASAAIVVWWMRAGLPESPRWLVEHGRLAEAEAVLRQLEARIAAETGGPLPAPAAPEPVQPRGAFRDLWVQPYRRRALMMAGFNVFQTVGFYGFANWVPTLLVAQGITVTSSLAYTALIALAAPVGPLIGLAIADRFERKHVIVAAALLYIACGLAFAQTRDVAVIVALGIGLTLASNVMSYSFHAYQAELFPTGIRARAVGFVYSWSRFSAIFTGFVIAFVLREAGTPGVFLFISAAMLAAGLLVGLLGPRTRDVALEKIAG; from the coding sequence ATGGCGACGCGTACGGCGGTCCGGGCTGCCGATGAAGGTCTCGATCCCGGCGCCATCCTGGCCCGTCTCGACCGGCTTCCGGCGACGCCGACGGTCTGGCGCCTCGTGGTGCTGCTCGGGCTCGGCTTCTTCTTCGAGCTCTACGACCTGCTCTTCACCGGCTACGTCGCGCCGGGCCTCGTCAAGGCCGGGATCCTGACGCCGACGACCCCGGGCCTGTTCGGTGCCAGCGGCGTCGCGAGCTTCGTCGCCGCCCTGTTCACCGGCCTATTCATCGGCACCCTCGCCTGCGGCTGGCTCGCCGACCGGTTCGGCCGGCGGGCGATCTTCACGTGGTCGCTCTTGTCCTACACCGCCGCCAACGTGGTGATGGCCTGCCAGAGCGACGCCTTCGGCCTCAATCTCTGGCGCCTGATCGCCGGGATCGGCCTCGGCCTGGAGATGGTGACGATCGGCAGCTACCTCTCCGAGCTGGTGCCGAAGGCGATCCGCGGCCGGGCCTTCGCCCTGTGCCAGGGCATCGGCTTCACCGCCGTGCCGGTCGTGGCGTTCCTGTCCTACCTGCTGATCCCGGCGGCGCCCCTCGGCATCGACGGGTGGCGCTGGGTCGTGCTGATCGGTGCCTCGGCGGCGATCGTGGTCTGGTGGATGCGGGCGGGCCTGCCGGAGAGCCCGCGCTGGCTCGTCGAGCACGGCCGTCTGGCGGAGGCCGAGGCGGTCCTGCGGCAGCTGGAGGCGCGGATCGCGGCCGAGACCGGCGGCCCGCTTCCCGCACCGGCCGCGCCGGAGCCGGTGCAGCCGCGCGGCGCGTTCCGCGACCTCTGGGTCCAGCCCTACCGGCGCCGGGCCCTGATGATGGCGGGGTTCAACGTCTTCCAGACGGTGGGCTTCTACGGCTTCGCCAACTGGGTGCCGACCCTCCTGGTGGCCCAGGGCATCACGGTGACGTCGAGCCTCGCCTACACGGCCCTGATCGCGCTCGCCGCCCCGGTCGGGCCCCTGATCGGCCTCGCCATCGCCGACCGGTTCGAGCGCAAGCACGTCATCGTGGCCGCCGCCCTCCTCTACATCGCCTGCGGCCTGGCCTTCGCGCAGACGCGGGACGTCGCCGTCATCGTGGCGCTCGGCATCGGCCTGACGCTGGCCTCGAACGTGATGTCGTACAGCTTCCACGCCTATCAGGCCGAGCTGTTCCCCACGGGCATCCGCGCCCGGGCGGTCGGCTTCGTCTATTCCTGGAGCCGCTTCTCGGCGATCTTCACCGGCTTCGTCATCGCGTTCGTGCTGCGGGAGGCCGGGACGCCGGGCGTGTTCCTGTTCATCTCGGCGGCGATGCTGGCCGCGGGCCTGCTCGTCGGGCTGCTGGGTCCCCGGACGCGGGACGTCGCGCTGGAGAAGATCGCGGGGTGA
- a CDS encoding Uma2 family endonuclease gives MTVDEFLAWAEGQPGRFELVDGEVFAVSPERVRHAEVKAATYLALRSALKQAGSACYALPDGVSVRVDRDTVFEPDALVYCGMRADPDATEITDPVIVVEVQSPGARAVDSGQKLTRYLGLESVIHYLIVDPVKRHVIHHRRAQGGLIETRIATRETLDLTPPGLRLPVPELFADLAPADDGA, from the coding sequence ATGACGGTCGACGAGTTTCTCGCCTGGGCCGAGGGGCAGCCGGGGCGCTTCGAGTTGGTCGACGGCGAGGTGTTCGCGGTGTCGCCGGAGCGCGTTCGGCATGCCGAGGTCAAGGCGGCCACCTATCTGGCGCTCCGGTCCGCACTGAAGCAAGCGGGGAGCGCCTGCTACGCGCTGCCGGATGGCGTCAGCGTTCGCGTCGATCGGGATACGGTCTTCGAGCCCGACGCCCTCGTTTACTGCGGGATGCGCGCTGACCCCGATGCGACCGAGATCACCGATCCCGTCATCGTCGTCGAGGTTCAGTCGCCGGGCGCACGCGCGGTGGACTCGGGCCAGAAACTGACCCGCTACCTCGGTCTGGAGAGCGTCATCCACTATCTGATCGTGGATCCGGTGAAGCGCCACGTCATCCATCACCGCCGCGCACAGGGCGGCCTGATCGAGACCCGCATCGCGACCCGGGAGACGCTGGACCTGACGCCGCCCGGCCTGCGCCTGCCCGTGCCCGAGCTGTTCGCCGACCTCGCGCCCGCCGACGACGGCGCTTGA
- a CDS encoding adenosine kinase → MTAPLDLLVLGNAIVDVIARTDDAFLAAQGVTKGAMQLIDEPRAEALFQAMGPATIVSGGSGANTAVGAALLGARTGFVGKVRNDELGGLFSHDLKATGVDFTVPAAAEGPATARCFVLVTPDGERTMSTYLGACQGLSPDDVDKTLVSSARVVYLEGYLWDPPAAKDAFRKAAQLAHQAGNAVALTLSDAFCVGRYRDEFLGLVRDGSIDILFANMAELQSLYETEDPEAAVAALRDERNARGRHLLGLVTRSADGALVVQGGEVRAVEASPVQTVVDTTGAGDLFAAGFLAGHARGLDNVASARLGTLAAAEVIQHIGARPQADLIGLAKARGLL, encoded by the coding sequence ATGACTGCACCCCTCGATCTCCTCGTGCTCGGCAACGCGATCGTCGACGTGATCGCCCGCACGGACGACGCCTTCCTGGCGGCGCAGGGCGTCACCAAGGGCGCGATGCAGCTCATCGACGAGCCGCGGGCCGAGGCGCTGTTCCAGGCGATGGGACCGGCGACGATCGTGTCGGGCGGCTCGGGCGCCAACACCGCGGTCGGCGCGGCGCTCCTCGGGGCCAGGACCGGCTTCGTCGGCAAGGTCCGGAACGACGAGCTCGGCGGCCTGTTCAGCCACGACCTCAAGGCGACCGGCGTCGACTTCACCGTCCCGGCCGCCGCCGAGGGTCCGGCCACCGCCCGGTGCTTCGTGCTCGTGACGCCGGACGGCGAGCGCACGATGAGCACCTATCTCGGCGCCTGCCAGGGCCTGTCGCCCGACGATGTCGACAAGACGCTCGTGAGCTCGGCCCGCGTCGTCTATCTCGAGGGCTATCTCTGGGATCCGCCGGCCGCCAAGGACGCGTTCCGCAAGGCCGCGCAGCTCGCCCATCAGGCGGGCAACGCCGTCGCGCTGACCCTCTCGGACGCGTTCTGCGTGGGCCGCTACCGCGACGAGTTCCTCGGCCTCGTGCGGGACGGCAGCATCGACATCCTGTTCGCCAACATGGCCGAGCTGCAGAGCCTCTACGAGACCGAGGATCCCGAGGCCGCCGTCGCGGCCCTGCGCGACGAGCGCAACGCCCGCGGTCGCCACCTGCTCGGCTTGGTCACGCGCTCGGCCGACGGCGCCCTGGTGGTGCAGGGTGGCGAGGTCCGGGCCGTCGAGGCGAGCCCGGTCCAGACGGTGGTCGACACGACCGGCGCGGGCGACCTGTTCGCCGCCGGCTTCCTGGCCGGCCACGCCCGCGGGCTGGACAACGTCGCCAGCGCCCGCCTGGGCACGCTCGCGGCCGCCGAGGTCATCCAGCACATCGGCGCCCGCCCGCAGGCGGATCTGATCGGCCTGGCCAAGGCGCGCGGGCTCCTCTGA